Proteins encoded by one window of Candidatus Eisenbacteria bacterium:
- a CDS encoding DUF47 family protein, whose amino-acid sequence MRLSLIPENRQFYDFIENAASNMLESARALRGLLEDNSSLEGKLERLHELEHKGDEITHTTLDTLNRTFVTPFDREDIAFLIRRIDDVVDFAWAAAVRLQAYSIREVTPTAMEFGRLIFQQAEILARALCMLRSRGKMKEILEISREIHDLENKADEVLRGALAKRYDSGPHTIESLILGLKWSEIYTILEKATDRAEDIADTLQAMVLKYG is encoded by the coding sequence ATACCAGAGAATCGCCAATTCTACGACTTCATAGAGAACGCTGCATCCAACATGCTCGAGTCGGCTCGAGCGCTCCGAGGGCTGCTCGAGGACAACAGCTCGCTCGAGGGGAAGCTCGAGCGCCTGCACGAACTGGAGCACAAGGGGGACGAGATCACCCATACGACGCTCGACACGCTGAACCGCACCTTCGTCACCCCGTTCGACCGCGAGGATATCGCCTTCCTCATCCGTCGCATCGACGATGTGGTCGATTTCGCCTGGGCCGCGGCCGTGCGCCTGCAGGCATACTCGATCCGGGAGGTGACGCCTACGGCGATGGAGTTCGGCCGGCTCATCTTCCAGCAGGCCGAGATCCTCGCGCGCGCGCTATGCATGCTCAGGTCCCGGGGGAAGATGAAGGAGATCCTCGAGATCTCGAGGGAGATCCACGATCTGGAGAACAAGGCCGACGAGGTCTTGCGGGGAGCGCTGGCGAAGCGGTACGACTCAGGCCCCCACACCATCGAGTCGCTCATTCTGGGACTCAAGTGGAGCGAGATCTACACGATCCTGGAGAAGGCGACCGACCGCGCCGAGGACATCGCCGACACGTTGCAGGCGATGGTTCTCAAGTACGGCTAG
- the kbl gene encoding glycine C-acetyltransferase, translating to MYGKIKEDLKRNIAEIRDAGLFKKERIITTPQGPQIKVATGESVLNFCANNYLGLSSHPKLIEAAHQALDRWGYGMSSVRFICGTQELHKTLERKLSDFLGTEDTILYAACFDANGGVFEPLLDQDCAIITAALNHASVIDGIRLCKARRLIYSHLDMADLEAKLKETQDAKYRMVATDGVFSMDGDIAPLKEIAALTQKYDALLMVDDSHATGFIGSKGRGTHEYHGVMDKVDLITTTFGKALGGASGGCTSGRAELIEWLRQKSRPYLFSNTLAPTVAAGTVAVMDLLSATTELRDKLERNQKMFRRMMTEAGFDIRPGDHPIVPIMFGKFEDDARLAGEFADRLLKEGIYVIGFSHPVVPRGQARIRVQLSAAHEEEQIKKAVAAFTKIGKELKVIA from the coding sequence ATGTACGGGAAGATCAAGGAAGACCTCAAGAGGAACATCGCCGAGATCCGGGACGCGGGCCTCTTCAAGAAGGAGAGGATCATCACGACGCCTCAAGGGCCGCAGATCAAGGTGGCCACGGGCGAATCGGTCCTGAACTTCTGCGCCAACAACTACCTCGGCCTCTCTTCCCATCCCAAGTTGATCGAGGCCGCCCATCAGGCGCTCGACCGGTGGGGATACGGGATGTCGTCGGTGCGCTTCATCTGCGGCACGCAGGAGCTCCACAAGACGCTCGAGCGCAAGCTCTCGGACTTTCTCGGCACGGAGGACACGATCCTCTACGCCGCCTGCTTCGATGCCAACGGAGGAGTGTTCGAGCCCCTCCTCGATCAGGACTGCGCGATCATCACAGCCGCGCTGAATCACGCCTCTGTCATCGACGGCATCCGTCTCTGCAAGGCCCGGCGCCTCATCTACAGCCACTTGGACATGGCCGACCTCGAGGCGAAGCTCAAGGAGACGCAAGACGCGAAGTACCGCATGGTCGCGACCGACGGAGTCTTCTCCATGGACGGAGACATCGCCCCCCTCAAGGAGATCGCGGCTCTCACCCAGAAGTACGACGCCCTCCTCATGGTCGACGATTCCCACGCGACCGGGTTCATCGGAAGCAAGGGACGAGGCACTCACGAGTACCACGGGGTGATGGACAAGGTCGATCTGATCACGACCACCTTCGGCAAGGCGCTGGGCGGAGCGTCGGGCGGCTGCACTTCGGGCCGGGCCGAGCTGATCGAGTGGCTGCGCCAGAAGTCGCGTCCCTATCTCTTCTCGAACACTCTCGCCCCCACCGTCGCGGCGGGCACGGTGGCGGTGATGGATCTCCTCTCCGCCACGACCGAGCTGCGCGACAAGCTCGAGCGCAACCAGAAGATGTTCCGCAGGATGATGACCGAGGCGGGATTCGACATCCGCCCCGGCGACCATCCGATCGTGCCGATCATGTTCGGCAAGTTCGAAGACGACGCCCGGCTGGCGGGCGAGTTCGCCGATCGCCTCCTCAAGGAAGGGATCTACGTGATCGGCTTCTCCCATCCAGTCGTGCCCCGCGGACAGGCCCGCATCCGGGTCCAGCTCTCCGCCGCGCATGAAGAGGAGCAGATCAAGAAGGCAGTCGCGGCGTTCACGAAGATCGGCAAGGAGCTGAAGGTCATCGCCTAG